In the Silene latifolia isolate original U9 population chromosome 1, ASM4854445v1, whole genome shotgun sequence genome, GCGTCACCACCTGGACCATGTAAACCACCCCAATTGGGGCCGCCGAGATAACCGCATGCAATTGCTCATCCGTGGGTTCGAACACGGGACCTCgcaattcttgcctttgcaagctTTGAGGTTACCCAAGTCTACCACTAGACTGTAAGCACTTGGTCAATAAAGTTAACTATTGATTATTAAGATGGAGTACataaatatttatttattttattttataacgATCTTCCTTAGGAATTTGTGATAGCACAACACTTTAACCCTAATTAACAAAAGTTGCTCAGTTTTTGAAAAGTTAGACGACCAAGCTGTTGACATTTGACTAATTGACTTGTTAAAAGAAGTTAAAGTGTTCAGAAAAACAAAGGTAAACTTCCAATAGCTAATTAAAATTCATCATGAGTTCATGACTATTGACTCACAAGAGAGATTATCGTAACAGCTCGTGTTTGATTCCTTCCAAAGTTGCATATGGTGTTGAACAAACAATGTCAACGTTATAATGCAATAAAAGATGCAACATGCATTACAATAATAATTCATAAAACAACATAACCTTTGAAACATTATGAATGACTGATCTCATTAAAACTTATCAACCATTACAAACTCAATAAAAATCTCTTCTCTACTTTAGGAATTAATCCCTTCCCCATTTACTCCCTCCTCGGACGAAAAGGCACGTCAGCTAACTCAACTGATAAACTCGACCACATTACCACCCATGAGATCATGGCTCGAATTTAAAGCACGTCAGCTAGTTCAGTTGATAAACTCGACAGGAATGTAATACTACCCTGACTCCCTTAAAATCCGAAAAATGTAACTTGGTagagcaaaagaaaaaaaaaagaaatttgaaACGATCTAAgacgaaaataaaaataaaaattatctaCACAACTGAGGATAAGGATGAAGAAGTTGATCAGAAACATCAGGAGAACAACACCCACTTAAAGAAGCACTAATGACATCAATGTCATTACCATGAAATTGTTGATAACAATCAAAATGATTATCATGGAAGAGTAAACCATCATCTCTCTTTTGCTCTACCATCTTCAAAATCTTGTCGAAAAGCGCTACGTCACAAGGGATCTTAAGGACACCTTCTTGTTGAAATCCAAACTCTTCTTCAGCTTCTCTTAGTAGAATACCAAATGCTTGATGACCTAAGTAATCTGTTGGGATTACATATCTTTTGAGTTCTTTTCCTACATGTATTGCTAAATACCCTTTTGGTACATAATCTGGTGTCGAAACAGAGGAAACAGAGTTATCGGAAAAAGATAATGTCTTTTTCAAGAATTTTATTCCTTTATTTGTTCCCCCGCAGTTACTGTTATTACTGTTACTACTATTATTGCTGCTATTACTGCTACtaatgttgttattattgtttcgGGTGTGGTTCGAACTTGCATTAGCAAGTTTTCTCCATTTTTTGAGGATTTGTTGAAGCCTAACAATTTCTCTAATTTTGTTAGACTTTTTTGCATCcatgattttaatttttttggaaatttttttctAAGGAAATGTAGGGAAATGTTGGTGTTATGGGCAATTGGTGGAGCAACATGTTAGGGGACAATATATAAAGGGAGATGGgttgaatttatttatttatttattaataaaaAAAGTTGTAGAGAATATTTTAAGGTACCTGCTAAAGTggtattttaatttattaattaaatataattggtAGAAATAGTCGAAGTTTATTAGATTAGTTTTATCAGTTGGTAATGTTGCAACTGCCTCAAGACTCGGAAAATCAATCAGGggagtttaattttttttttttgaagggaacAGGGGAGTTTAATTTAGTGTTTCTATGTTGTGACTTTTCAGATTTCATAACAACTTGGCATTTGGGTCCCTTTGCTAGGTAGGTAGTTTTGGGACCGATTGTATCTTTatgtataaaaccgtcttatataaATGTGGTTAATCACTAATCATTGTGTAAGTGGTTTTGTCATAATATTGTATTTATAAGACTATCTTAGATGAAAATTTATGAGCAATTGAAACGGTTTTATACTTCGTTCTCAAATattagtgttccgggtgtaattccagagcagttatatgttaccacccgtgcttatagaatgacgtctttaattgaatcctccttgcggtctcctgaaacaatgaacaaactgagggctcggctttgggccgagcgaactcactccgacgctcaagtcagtaaacttagaaagataagttgtcgttacttggtgaagtatatattgtagagagataaggaaggtattaccagatgaatagtgattcttaggttaaattgtggatcctttactcaatgagagtagaggagtatttatagactttcaccttttgtcacgtagtggccaagtggctagcggtggaaagatcgatctacccctcggccgagggacctatggcagcggccggcgggccccgttgactcaccgccgaggggtcttggatatgagttcgcggatgtgtgccccggctggttggttgccccggccgggacccatccGACAGCCGACATGCCTCGTAGGTTAGGgccgtctaagccgttgactttgtggatatctttgaccttgctcaatatgttgatagtcggcgggtgcgagaatatgccccatcaatttgccccagcgtagtctatgccgtggtatgggctccgatgtatgttgagcgtatattcgcgCAAGACAAAATTTTCGCcccgcttcttctacctcggcgtggctcacgaggccgtaccatatccccctccacatggttgtgtaatggacatccgatgtggaaaaggcaatgacgctggccgagaccagggtggagagtgccggttgtttctgattgcccccggccggtgctttctggcttggttgatcatgtggccggcggagaaacggatacttaggaatttgttgaggaagatgaacaggcagagagatatgaaggggcgtgttgaagacgcttggtcactgttgcattgattgacattcaactgttgcaacgattgacattccgtggttgcatgctcgacacgtgtctgtttgttgattggctgacgtttcatgggctgtgccctgattggtccctcttcatgggctttcctctataaatagggtacttagtccctgaaattggccaccaatttcattttctcaaaaattttcttctctaGACTTTCAAGGGCTTTTCTCTTCTATTTTTCAGTGTAACTACCCCGGCTagtacttttcttcaaggtaaaccaacAAATTTTCTCTTTTTAACTTGTGAGTTTtgctgtaaacatgtcttctgctgatgccggaactAGCAAACCGACGCCGGGGGTTtctccgtcgcgtcttgatgagggggagatgctagacgccatcccgctaaggtctgggggccctaggtctccttctcctgaagttgatcctcaaattttggaggaatgggaggatgatgatgatggagacgatttcggtgatgatgccgaaagggctcatcctaatgaggggaggcagtgcgtcatggatcacggcgacccctgtaaggtcggccctgaccgtacttggacccataagttcgcccgttgttccggcgagacatttttcgagggccatttctactttggcaggggataTAAAATTGTTATCTCTGAGGGGGGTCAGGccatctgttgccctccaccgggttgcaccggcgtatatatCCGGCACCTAGAGTACGGgatccggtttccgctgaatgattacgttatagccatcattagggccatgaacgtcgctgtggaccagctgcacccgttggctatcaggaccatagtcggctttgtctggctctgtctctttaagggggaagtcccaacggttaacttattccgtcggcttcaccaccttcggccgtcattttctggtcgcgtcggatggtacaacgtgcaaatggagccgggttacgtctccgttgataagctgtcttcttgcaaagactggaaagatcggtgggtgtatattgaggtgccggatgactatccgctgccccggtccttccagcaccaagttaatttgcggtgcgagactaaggcggagtacgacagatgggtcacccggaaaaagcttaagatggacgccagcaaggtccctcttactaaggatgagaagctggcgatgaggctttttgaggcggacaagagtggggtgccgaaaagatggattcccccaacgcagatcattcttcaggatgatgAGCTctcgccatgtcggcctcataccggccctagcacagggtgagtggggtcggtgtgaggcccatcactgctctcaatgtttctgtCCGTTTTGAATTTTGGTTCATTCCTTGCTTAACTCTCGCTTTGCTTCTTTTGCAGATCATTTTGGCGCGGACCTGTCCGAGGATATTCTTAAgaggatggggctgcacaaagacaaGACCGTTGCTAatttgcaccctaaggctctGGCCCGTGATCACAGGACGTCGCCGAACGATctgatggatcagcagctgaaaggcctgaatgtggaggcggcccaggcgagggttgctagtaacatgccacgccgaacgcggaaaacaaaatcTTCGGCGGTGACGGCATCGACATCCGTTCCGCCTTCCATCCCTTCAgcccagaaggagacggtggagatcgttgacattacttatgggggggactccgatgcggagggatctccccttatccgtaaaaggaaagagcccACCCCTGCTGCTGATActtctgctgctactgctgcAACCGCTGCCGGCGAGGAGATGCGTCCTCCGAGCAaaaaggccaagcatggtacagataCATCCTGTGGGTCAGGCTTAGCCGGttaattaggcgttcctgatgacaggctttccgATACGTCCATGTATTCTTAcacggatgttt is a window encoding:
- the LOC141613891 gene encoding uncharacterized protein LOC141613891; protein product: MDAKKSNKIREIVRLQQILKKWRKLANASSNHTRNNNNNISSSNSSNNSSNSNNSNCGGTNKGIKFLKKTLSFSDNSVSSVSTPDYVPKGYLAIHVGKELKRYVIPTDYLGHQAFGILLREAEEEFGFQQEGVLKIPCDVALFDKILKMVEQKRDDGLLFHDNHFDCYQQFHGNDIDVISASLSGCCSPDVSDQLLHPYPQLCR